The genomic stretch TAACCTTCATAAGTAAAACTTTAAGGAACGATCTAAATTTGAATTGAGTCATAAAACGATATGAGTTGCTCATTAGCTTTATGAGTCGAATGCAATAAAGTGCACATCCGGGAGATGCTACAATGTTATAATCATACAATCTTGGAAGTCAAATAATGATtatattgaatacataattcACATAGATTATATCTAACTGTTAGATAATGATTGTTtttaaatacatataaatatgGAAGCTCAATACATTACTGTTCATCACATAAAAGTTGTATATtcaaagggaagtgttattggcactccaataatctcattctacactcctcataagtgtaattttctttccaaatataaaaaatttaaagtgtaaaatgagatttttggagtgctaaaaTCACCTCTTTTTTGCTGTAATCTTTCACCAAGGTACAATTTAATAGGGCCCAAACATGATGTAGGATTCATAAGGCCCAAAACTTAATCGTAGGATTCAACATGGAGGCCAAACATTTTAGGCATCAGAAGTTAATATATTTGCAACCCCTCCCTGGTCAATAGTCCGACCTTAGCTCAGTTGGCAGAGCGGAGGACTGTAGTGGGTGACATGCTCTCAGCCATCCTTAGGTCGCTGGTTCGAATCCGGCAGGTCGGAtttctattttcaatttttatttattaaatttttttttctattaaaaagaACAAACATATGCAGCTAATATTATACAACGCACGATCCAGAGAATCAAATCCTTTTTTCGGTTAATGACAATGAGaaaatcaaattccaaattattgCCCATATTTTGGTTTGAACAATGTCTAGTTGAGACACAAAATAGTTTCTAACCATAACAAATCATGGAGAAATGCTAGCAAACTTTACGCTAATCTTTGCATTTCAACATTCTCACTTTACCAAATGTCTTGTGTCATTCTTTTACACAAAAAACCAACACCTGAATTCCTAGGCTCCTAGCTAAAAGCATTAAAAATCTTgttttttgtgtaaaaaaaaaaatgacacgtAACATATGATCGTATTTGGATTGCGGTTATATTAATTTTACGATTTGAGAAAAAGGTGAATAAAAAGGTAATGTGGTggtcctttttttatttctcttttcatacttATACACTTCCGTTCATATGTATGCTTATGTTCATAgatttactttttaagtttaaattgtAAGAACTTATATGTGATTGTCATGAGTCTCAATAGAGTTCACACTAATCAGCTACTGACAGCTACTCACACGTGCGTGTTCATTGTCTCACACAAGCCGCAAATTAGATGCATAACCAATACTTCTAGGTTACACGATGTCGCCTTTAAAAAAAGTTGATCTTATTGAAGCATGCAAATTACCTAATGTAAGATGTATCCTGGTTACCAATTTGAGTAAGAAGAAGAACTAACCACCAAGTCATTCCTTTCACATTTTCCGCTAGAAGTGTGAAGTATTACCAGAAATAGCAAATCTTAAGGAAACAATTACAATTATGATTAAATAAAAGGGTAACAAAGTTAATTTCACAGTAGTCATATGGAACAAAAGCCTGCATAAAGTGCTAGATCTCGTCTCATACAATACAACAGACAATAACATGTCTCTCTTTTGCCTTTCATGTGACAGATCATAGCTAGctaaagcttcaatacaaagTACTCGTGAAAATTATTTTTCCACAAAATGCCTGCCGTTTTCCTTTTTGTCTTGTGCTCATTGCAGCTTTTTGACGAAGAAAAAGCAACCACAAAAGCCTTGTCATCTCATTGCCTCTCCTTTAATCTCCTGGACCTCTGTAGGAAAgcaaaaccctaatccccaCCTGGTAGGTCAAGGAAAGCGTAGAACAAGTAAACGAAAGTGCGGAAATCACTTAGGCCACACATGCCCGAGTTAATCCTCAATTAGCAACGCATTTGGATTTGGGACCCAAGCTGTCGCAAAAACTGAGTTGTGTCCCTTCCATGTGAGCACCAACATATCTTCTTCACGTTTCATGCCCCAACCACTTGCATGTTCATCTAACAAGGCCTTCACTTCCTTAGCAGTCTCTTCACAAAATGGAGCACTTGAAAAACCAATGTTTCTCAATCTTTGTGACATTGTGACACCTGACTCCAACCTCTCTATTCTTTGTTGCCCTTCAAAACCAataatgttttcaattttgtgaCCAACATCAGATTCATAATTCATCCTTTGAGTACTATCTTTAGGCAAGAATGTTTCCAAGGAATCAAAGGGTATCCAAAGATAATTAAAACAAGTTGTTATTCTTGAGCTAAGACTTGGTGCAGTAAGATCAGAATCTTCATCTACCACAACTATGATTCTAGGGTTAAGGGATCTAATGGTGTTAAGGAAAGTGTTGCGCATCGAACCATCTTGATGGCCGGGGATACCACCAAGCGGCTCATCGGAAAGATAGTGTAACCAGTTTTGACAATTTACAACCAAAACCTCATCTTCCCGGAGCCCTAGTGAGGAAGGGTTTAATTGAGTGCCCAGAAGCAATTCCAAAGAGGATGAATTTTCAATCACATTGAACTCAAAAGGGACATTTCTAAACCTAGAGAAATTCCCCAAACGAAGACCAACTTCTTCGCTTGAAACATTGAGCAAAGGTGGGACTTGTGGCCTCCAATGGGGAACAGTGATTCTAAGCAAAGGAGGACCCTCAGGCCTTTTTTCCAATGCATCTATTAAAGTAGGCCATTGCATACAATGAGTGATGCTAAAATCTAAGATATGAACTTTTGGGCACCCTTCAATTGCCTTACAAATTGCACTATTTGATGCACAATATCCAAATCGGTGCCATGGGATTAGATCAACATACCCGGCTAGCTCAGTCACCGACATCAACCTACTCGGAATGGTACTAGTGCTACTGCTTCCATTAAAATTCATAGGTGTAGGGAAAACCTTGGAGGCTCTTGAAATCAATGCCCTCAAGATCCATGAGGTGAGCCTTTGGTTAGGGTCACCAACAGAAGAGGCAACATTGTTGAGCACCCACATCACCTGTTGAGCCAAGGTCACATCATTGCTCTCTAGGGCACTTGCACAGTGAAGTAGTAGCTTCTCAATACATGCCCCGTCGAGGCTTCCGAGACACCCTGTAAGCGCGCCGGTGAGAGACTTCCCCTGAGAGGTGGTGAAGAGAGCAGTACTTGGATTTTGGAGAGAAACGGAGGTAATGCTTCCTCTAACTTCAGTTTTCATGGCTGTTGATTACTGGAGGTATGTGACAAATTAGGAGTTTGAGGAAGGAAGGAGACGGTGGACGAAAGAGATATTTAGGTGTCAGACACCCGGCCGCGGCCGGTGAAGACTGCAATTGGTGGATTGGATTGAAGAGCTAGGGTTTTCTCTTGTTGGTATGCGAGTTTCTAAGTTCAAGAGAAATATGGAAGGTACTTAGCCAATGGAAATCTGTCCATGGCTTTTGTGTATTAGGTGCGTTTCTGTCTCTGAGACATGCACAGACGCAGAGGGTTGGGATCCATAGCTTATCTGCTACTCGCACCATATATATACTAAATAGAGTATGTATATATCCCTACATAAATAGAGTGACTATGCAAAAGGACTTTCAGATTCATTATAAAATGACAAGAGTGCATTGATAATTGGCTGCACGTATGATTGTAGATTGACATTTCTCTTGAATTCTCCGGACAAATTTAATAAGTTGTAGACGTGTGAAATTTAGTGGTATATTAACTGATGACAGAGAGTGAGCTATAAGGATCCGGAAAAGTCTATAAGAACATAATCATGTGCTAGGTTAATTACATGAGTGTATAACCAACAATCTATGATCTACTGGCTATATTTCTCGCCACTTAAATGAAAGAGATTTCAATTTTGAATCATACTTAGTGTAGACATCTAAGTTTCTGTGAAATAAATATTGACTAACACATTAAATTTGGACATGTTAGGGTTTACGTAGCATGCACCATGTGTCTCACATTATACATATGACATGTGACTAATCAAAACCGAACGAGTCACTAAGAATGTCACCCATTGACATTTGGTGAAAATAGTTATAGAATTATCcttattaattctttaattaattttaatatatatcaaacaaattttgatttaaataaattgATGGAGTGAAATAATGAACCAAGCCTCAAATCAAGTTCTGGTTCTTTCGTCAATGAATCAAGGCCAAATCCAGCTATAGGCAAGACTTGGCGAGCCTATAAATATGAGACTCCAAGACAAAGAAAGAGGCTAGAAATTCATCCACACACCTAGACGCTCCAAACTCCCAAAACACACAAACACTCAGAAAACTCTCtgcgttcttcgtcaaatctaTAAGGAATCATTAATTACCACTACACATGCTAgttcttccatctccacaagCCAAACCTTGCCGCATTCATTCATCCGAGATTAAGTCATTGCGACCCTTGGATCGACgaccacacacacatatatatcctACAAACCCAGATATCGAATCAGAGGATTTCAACTTTGTAAAAAGATTGTAACCCAAAATTCATTAgtacaaatattattttgtatacGATTTCTTGTGTTATTTGTCACATGAATTTCTCATTTAcacagattaaaaaaaaattaacatggtGTCAAATGAGTTAGTGACTAAGTCAATTCATATAATCCAAATTATTATGTTGGTATTTTCTTATATCTTTCACTTGATTGCAAATTTACAACTAGTCACATTACAATTAGTCACACTACAATCATAAGAATCTAATGAACTTGCATAGATGGAGCTCTGCTAGGGCTAACTCTCCAAGCAAATTGGCATATTGCTAATTGATTATTACTTCGCACCCTTCATTTTCTTAAGAGACTAGTTATTGTGGCCACTTTGTTGAAGAAAGTAAAGAGTAGGTTAAAGAAGCTGTCTTTGCCGGCCAGTCTTTTGTCAAATTAGTGTTCATGCAGTATGATTTAAGA from Pyrus communis chromosome 7, drPyrComm1.1, whole genome shotgun sequence encodes the following:
- the LOC137738852 gene encoding scarecrow-like protein 32 gives rise to the protein MKTEVRGSITSVSLQNPSTALFTTSQGKSLTGALTGCLGSLDGACIEKLLLHCASALESNDVTLAQQVMWVLNNVASSVGDPNQRLTSWILRALISRASKVFPTPMNFNGSSSTSTIPSRLMSVTELAGYVDLIPWHRFGYCASNSAICKAIEGCPKVHILDFSITHCMQWPTLIDALEKRPEGPPLLRITVPHWRPQVPPLLNVSSEEVGLRLGNFSRFRNVPFEFNVIENSSSLELLLGTQLNPSSLGLREDEVLVVNCQNWLHYLSDEPLGGIPGHQDGSMRNTFLNTIRSLNPRIIVVVDEDSDLTAPSLSSRITTCFNYLWIPFDSLETFLPKDSTQRMNYESDVGHKIENIIGFEGQQRIERLESGVTMSQRLRNIGFSSAPFCEETAKEVKALLDEHASGWGMKREEDMLVLTWKGHNSVFATAWVPNPNALLIED